One Sulfurimonas sp. HSL-3221 genomic window, ACCGAGAAACTCGACTGGCTCAACGCCCACTACATCAAGAACCTCGCCAACGATGCGCTGGCCCACGAGCTGCTCCCCTTCGGCGTCGATCTGAAGGCCCATGACAAAAAAGAGATCCTGCTCGACGCGCTCAAAGAGCGCGCCAAGACCCTGGTCGAACTCGCTGAAATGGTCAAAGAGGTCCTGACCGCACCGACGGCCTACGACGAGAAAGCCTTCAAGAAAGCGGTCAAGCCCGACTCGAAAGCCGTCCTGGAAGCCTTTGCCGCCAAAGTCGAAGCCACGTCCGAACTTCACCTCCCGACCGATTACCACGCCCTGATGGAAACGGTCGTTTCCGAGATGGAGATCGGCTTCGGCAAGATCGGGATGCCGCTGCGCCTGGCGCTGATGGGCAAACTCTCCGGCCCCGGTGTCGACACCATCATGGCGTCCATCGGCCGCGAAGAGACGCTCACCCGCATCGCCGGACTGACCGCCCAACTCAACTAAAGGGAGCTACCATGGCCACCCCTCTTACCAACGAAGAGGCCCTCGCCTACCACGCCGAACCCACCCCCGGCAAACTCGCCATCGGCGTGACGAAATCCTTTAAAAGCCAGCACGACCTCTCCCTGGCCTACACGCCCGGGGTCGCCGTCCCCTGTCTCGCCATCGAAAAGAATCCCGAGGATGCCTACCGCTATACGGCCAAGGCGAACCTGATCGGGGTCGTCTCCAACGGTACCGCGGTCCTCGGTCTGGGCGATATCGGCGCGCAGGCCTCCAAGCCTGTCATGGAGGGCAAAGCGGTCCTCTTCAAGAAGTTCAGCGACCTCGACGCCTTCGACATCGAAGTCGATACGAAGGATATCGAGCGCTTCTGCAGCGTCGTCGAGGCGATCGCCCCCACCTTCGGGGGGATCAACCTCGAGGATATCAAGGCGCCTGAGTGCTTTGAGATCGAAAAACGCCTTGCCGCCCGCCTCGACATCCCCGTGATGCACGACGACCAGCACGGGACCGCCGTCATCAGCGCCGCGGGCATCATGAACGCCTGCCGCCTGACGGGACGCGACATCAAAAGCCTGCGTATCGTCATCGTCGGGGCCGGGGCCGCCGCCATCAGCTGCGCCCGCCTCTACCGCTACCTGGGCGTGGAGAACATCATCCTGATCGACTCCAAGGGCGTCGTGCATACGGGACGCAGCGACCTCAATGTCTACAAAACGGAGTTCGCCATCAAAGTCCCCGTCAGCCAAAGCGACGCCTTCGACGGGGCCCACGTCGTCGTCGGCCTTTCGCGCCCGGGCACCTTCACCACCGAAGACGTCATGCGCATGGCCGAAAACCCGGTGGTCTTTACCCTCGCCAACCCTACCCCGGAGATCATGCCGGAGCTGGTCCGCGAGGCCCGTCCCGATGCCATCGTCGCCACCGGGCGCAGCGACTTTCCCAACCAGGTCAACAACGTCCTGGGCTTCCCCTTTATCTTCCGCGGGGCCGTCGACGTACGCGCCAAAGCGATCAATACGGAGATGAAGATCGCCGCCGCCGAGGCCCTGGCGCGCCTGGCCCGCACGGAGGTCCCCGCCTACCTGAACGAACTCTACGGCACCGAACTCGCCTTCGGCCGCGACTACCTCATCCCCAAACCCTTCGACAAACGCCTGATCGTCGAAATCTCCAGCGCCGTCGCCGCGGCGGCGATCCATACGGGCGTCGCCCGCGCGGCAGACTTCGATATCGAGGCCTACCGCAAGGCGCTCGCCGAGCGCATCTGCGTCGACTGCCAGCCCGAATAGGCGCTAGATCACCGAGGTCATCAGCAGATTGACCAGGAGGGTAACGTCCCGGAGCGAAGGCTTCGGATTCGCCTCCAGCGCCGTGATCGACTCGAGGATATCGGCGAACGCTTCCTGGTCGTTGGCCAGGAAATTCTCGAACGCCTCCATCGGCGGTTCGTTGATGCGCTGAAAGGCCAGAATCCGGTTCGTATAGTGGACGGCGATGTACTCCACGAACTGCAGCAGCTGCCGCCGCAGATTGAGATCCCGTTCGTCTTTGAGGTCAAACGCGTTGAGGATATTGATGATCCGCAGAATCGCGAAACGCTCGATGACAAGGTAGAAGAGCGTTGCGACGTCACTGAAAGAGTGTTTGCTCTGCTCTTTGGTAATGATGACCGCGACCGCGAAACGCAGATACTCCAGCACGTCGAAGAAGCGGTTGAAAGTATCGTCCCCTTCGATCAGCATCCGCGGCTGCTTCGGTTTGATCTTCGAGAGCATCTCGAAGAGCTCCTCTTTGTGCTCGATGAAGTGGAGGCTGTCGATCGATTCGACGTCGACGTACTTGACCATCCAGCGCGTGGCAAAATTGAGCACGTGCTCGATCTGGTCCAGCAGGGCGTACTGCTGGCGCACCGGCATCGTATAATCCGAACGGAAGATCGTGTGGCGGATGTCGTTCGCCCCGAAGAGGGCGTTGCAGATCAGGTAGGCGCGGATTTTCATCAGGAAACGCGCCTTCCCCAGCCGCCGGTAATCCCGCACGAAAGAGACGCCCTGGTCGTTGATCACCATATCGGCGATCATCGTCGCGATGATCTGAGGGCGCAGCGGGTGGTGGCGGATCTCCTCTTCATAGGCGCTGACAAAGGCCTTGGGGAAATATTTGTATAAAAAGCGCTGGGCGAACTGCTCATCGATCAGCGGCGTGTCGATGATCAGCTGCTTGATGAAAATCTTCGCGTAGGAGAGCAGCGAGCCGAGGATCGGACGTACGATCCCCCCGTCCTCCGCGGAGAGCACTTCGAAAATATTCTCTTTTTTCGGGATATAGAAGTCGCGGCGGTTGAAGACCGGGTTCTCCTCGGCGATCACGTCGATGGCCTCCTGGAAATCCTCCAGGTACATCCGGCTCAGCTGCTCGTCGCGCGAGATCGTCAGCGCCTGGCGGTAGCAGCTCCAGAGTACGCTGTTCTCCACCTGCTCGCTGTGGCGCCCGAGTACTTCCGCACGGCTCTGCTGGTCCAGCAGTCCTTTTCGGCTCAGCGACTCCAGCAGGATCTTGATAT contains:
- a CDS encoding malic enzyme-like NAD(P)-binding protein, coding for MATPLTNEEALAYHAEPTPGKLAIGVTKSFKSQHDLSLAYTPGVAVPCLAIEKNPEDAYRYTAKANLIGVVSNGTAVLGLGDIGAQASKPVMEGKAVLFKKFSDLDAFDIEVDTKDIERFCSVVEAIAPTFGGINLEDIKAPECFEIEKRLAARLDIPVMHDDQHGTAVISAAGIMNACRLTGRDIKSLRIVIVGAGAAAISCARLYRYLGVENIILIDSKGVVHTGRSDLNVYKTEFAIKVPVSQSDAFDGAHVVVGLSRPGTFTTEDVMRMAENPVVFTLANPTPEIMPELVREARPDAIVATGRSDFPNQVNNVLGFPFIFRGAVDVRAKAINTEMKIAAAEALARLARTEVPAYLNELYGTELAFGRDYLIPKPFDKRLIVEISSAVAAAAIHTGVARAADFDIEAYRKALAERICVDCQPE